The following proteins are co-located in the Sulfurospirillum deleyianum DSM 6946 genome:
- a CDS encoding chemotaxis protein CheA has product MSKEKLRQIFIEEANEIIEKMDIDIVNYESAASDKALLNEIFRGVHTLKGSANAFNFSRLGEFVHHFEDILDFFRNSEDIPNSSHVDLFLESVSVIKETLVCDVEGSAQLPEAYGLCLEKIQMLLLTLREPEMPSSSSSTDLTLEFDNEHFFPSSALPDVKTFLAQCQSNEKLYRITLTLESDIYLRGFDHFLFFKNLLHVGKIVASFWSIPKGLEDEAFDVERNILSKVTLCLITQESREAIEDVFAFLEPEEFHIEEVVPSLNEPSTPLASQVREEAVVVDKEEAKPLKSALVTKNFLKIDAQKLDELFDSIGELVIAQNCLGENSKIKAIQDTEVTKTIENLSKITRLIQNRVMGLRMIPIRDTFEKMKRVVRDSSKKVNKPIHLTLEGEETEIDKTMVEALSDPLVHIIRNAIDHGIEGTQEERLQAGKSEEGNVRLRAYHRGGNIIIEVRDDGRGINKSKVYQKALERGLIEQDEVLSENQIYGLIMQPGFSTADTISDISGRGVGLDVVRTAIEAVRGKVDISSQEGVGTTFSIVLPLTLAIIDGMLVRSNEKIFIIPTLSITESFRPLEQNVHSARGKEEFVQLRSELLPIVRLNHVLDIDENAPPPWECTLVCVENSRGKFALLVDELVGRQQVVIKTLGAFLVKTEGISGGAVMGNGEIALILNVEELY; this is encoded by the coding sequence ATGAGTAAAGAGAAATTACGTCAGATTTTCATTGAAGAAGCCAATGAAATTATCGAAAAAATGGATATTGACATTGTTAATTATGAATCAGCGGCTAGTGACAAAGCACTTCTCAATGAAATTTTTCGTGGCGTTCATACCCTAAAGGGGAGTGCCAATGCGTTTAACTTTTCTAGGTTAGGTGAGTTTGTTCACCATTTTGAAGATATCTTGGATTTTTTTAGAAACTCAGAGGATATTCCAAACAGTTCGCATGTGGACCTTTTTTTAGAGAGTGTGAGTGTCATCAAAGAGACACTTGTGTGCGATGTGGAGGGGAGTGCTCAGTTACCAGAAGCGTATGGTTTGTGTTTAGAAAAAATCCAAATGCTCCTTTTAACGCTTCGTGAACCTGAAATGCCTTCTTCTTCAAGTAGCACAGATTTGACGTTGGAGTTTGACAATGAGCATTTCTTTCCTTCTAGTGCCTTGCCTGATGTCAAAACTTTTTTAGCCCAATGTCAAAGCAACGAAAAGCTTTATCGGATTACATTGACGTTAGAGAGTGATATTTATCTTCGAGGGTTTGACCATTTTCTCTTTTTCAAAAACCTTTTACATGTAGGAAAAATTGTTGCATCTTTTTGGAGTATTCCCAAAGGGCTTGAGGATGAAGCCTTTGATGTCGAACGCAATATTTTATCCAAAGTTACTCTTTGTCTCATCACGCAAGAGAGCCGTGAAGCGATAGAAGATGTTTTTGCCTTTTTAGAGCCTGAAGAGTTTCATATTGAGGAGGTTGTACCTTCTTTAAATGAACCTTCTACCCCTCTTGCCTCTCAAGTCCGTGAAGAAGCCGTTGTGGTGGATAAAGAGGAAGCAAAGCCTCTAAAAAGTGCGTTGGTAACGAAAAATTTTCTGAAGATTGATGCGCAAAAACTTGATGAGCTGTTTGATTCGATTGGTGAGCTTGTTATCGCTCAAAATTGTTTGGGAGAAAACAGTAAAATCAAGGCGATTCAAGATACGGAAGTGACAAAAACCATTGAAAATCTCTCTAAAATCACCCGTTTGATTCAAAACCGTGTGATGGGTTTGCGTATGATACCCATTCGTGATACATTTGAGAAGATGAAGCGGGTTGTTCGAGATTCGTCCAAAAAGGTCAATAAACCGATTCACCTCACTTTAGAAGGTGAAGAGACAGAAATCGATAAAACAATGGTGGAAGCGCTTTCTGATCCTTTGGTGCATATTATTCGTAATGCGATTGATCATGGGATTGAAGGTACTCAAGAAGAGCGTTTGCAAGCGGGTAAAAGTGAAGAGGGCAATGTCAGGTTGCGTGCGTATCATCGAGGAGGAAATATCATCATTGAGGTACGTGATGATGGTAGGGGTATTAACAAAAGTAAAGTGTACCAAAAAGCTTTAGAGAGAGGTCTTATCGAGCAAGATGAGGTTTTAAGTGAAAATCAAATTTATGGGTTGATTATGCAGCCTGGGTTCTCAACTGCCGATACGATTAGCGATATTTCGGGACGAGGCGTGGGGCTTGATGTTGTGAGAACGGCGATTGAGGCGGTACGTGGGAAAGTGGATATTAGCTCACAAGAGGGTGTGGGAACCACGTTTAGCATTGTTCTTCCTTTAACCTTGGCGATTATTGATGGGATGTTGGTTCGCTCAAATGAGAAAATTTTTATTATTCCAACGCTTTCGATTACGGAGTCGTTTCGCCCTTTAGAGCAGAATGTACATAGTGCACGAGGCAAAGAGGAGTTTGTTCAGTTGCGCTCAGAGCTTTTACCGATTGTACGGTTAAATCATGTTTTAGATATAGATGAAAATGCTCCGCCTCCTTGGGAATGCACACTGGTGTGCGTGGAAAATAGTCGAGGAAAATTTGCGCTTTTGGTGGATGAGTTGGTTGGTAGACAGCAAGTTGTGATTAAAACGCTTGGGGCATTTTTGGTCAAAACAGAGGGCATTAGTGGCGGTGCAGTCATGGGTAATGGCGAAATTGCGCTGATTTTAAATGTTGAAGAGTTGTACTAA
- a CDS encoding helix-turn-helix domain-containing protein — protein sequence MNQFLTQKEAAEFLKISDETLKRYKQKGALVCGVHFFKREGIVRFDSEQLTRWLKGENSINVSSAVDRILASI from the coding sequence ATGAATCAATTTTTAACTCAAAAAGAAGCGGCAGAATTTCTCAAAATCTCCGATGAAACGCTTAAACGGTATAAACAAAAAGGTGCATTGGTATGTGGTGTTCATTTCTTCAAACGTGAGGGTATAGTGCGATTCGATAGTGAGCAGTTAACAAGGTGGCTAAAAGGTGAAAATAGCATAAATGTTTCAAGTGCTGTTGACCGAATTTTAGCTAGTATTTAG
- a CDS encoding response regulator: MSKRVILVDDSKTILATAQMALEEMIGKGVIEFATYLNPEELLGALLEGSEEYDLLISDINMAQMSGLDLSERLKSHEKFKNRPILILTTESSPEMKARGKAIGVTGWMVKPFSDEKLVKAINMVLGL; this comes from the coding sequence GTGAGTAAACGAGTTATTTTGGTGGATGATTCCAAAACAATTCTCGCAACAGCGCAGATGGCTCTTGAAGAGATGATTGGCAAAGGTGTGATTGAGTTTGCGACGTATTTAAATCCTGAGGAGCTTTTGGGCGCACTTTTAGAGGGCTCTGAAGAGTACGATTTGCTGATCAGCGATATTAATATGGCTCAGATGAGCGGTCTGGATTTGTCAGAACGCCTTAAATCTCACGAAAAATTTAAAAACCGCCCCATTTTGATTTTAACAACAGAGAGCTCTCCTGAGATGAAAGCGCGTGGTAAAGCCATTGGTGTGACAGGCTGGATGGTTAAACCCTTTAGCGATGAGAAACTGGTTAAAGCAATCAACATGGTATTGGGGTTATAA
- a CDS encoding sensor histidine kinase, translating into MKESRLDTLSDADLLEEVKKRFEQKNQTLEEMVFLTKKLYDLNEKLKEHDSIKGEFLSLIKNVFNNPLSSLLNLSSMMRKNNDSPKTQTLKGLMDAELHKLDFQLNNILTAAEIEAGEIAPYWSEIVLYDLLQEVCEGFSYVVEEKNLSWEIECAPSLRIVSDAKKLHTILSNLLSNACEYSFRGNSIKIEVENKETMLFVRVVNCGDVIEATHKKEIFSRFKKISKRSKAREGVDGLGLGLSVVKALVESLDGDIDYVSSSKATIFTLHIPLQDISMAESLMSESANEFMFDDVAMKEF; encoded by the coding sequence ATGAAAGAATCAAGGCTCGATACACTCAGTGATGCAGATTTACTTGAAGAGGTCAAAAAGCGGTTTGAGCAGAAAAACCAGACCTTAGAAGAGATGGTATTTTTAACCAAAAAGCTCTATGACCTCAATGAAAAACTCAAAGAGCATGATTCGATTAAAGGGGAGTTTCTCTCTTTGATTAAAAATGTCTTCAACAATCCGCTAAGCTCCTTGCTCAATCTCTCCTCTATGATGCGTAAAAATAATGATTCGCCTAAGACACAAACCCTTAAAGGACTGATGGACGCAGAGTTGCATAAACTTGATTTTCAGTTAAACAATATTTTAACGGCAGCGGAGATTGAAGCAGGTGAGATAGCGCCTTATTGGAGTGAGATTGTGTTGTATGACTTGCTTCAAGAGGTGTGTGAAGGTTTTTCTTACGTGGTGGAAGAAAAAAATCTTTCATGGGAAATTGAATGTGCTCCATCGTTACGGATTGTGAGTGATGCTAAAAAGTTGCATACGATTCTTTCCAATCTTTTATCCAATGCGTGTGAATACTCTTTTCGAGGCAATAGCATTAAAATTGAGGTTGAAAACAAAGAGACGATGCTCTTTGTGCGTGTGGTTAATTGCGGTGATGTTATCGAAGCAACGCATAAGAAAGAAATTTTTAGTCGTTTTAAAAAGATAAGTAAACGCTCTAAAGCCCGTGAAGGCGTAGATGGTTTAGGGTTGGGACTGAGTGTGGTGAAGGCTTTAGTGGAATCATTGGACGGTGATATTGATTATGTTTCATCATCAAAAGCAACCATTTTTACACTTCATATTCCTTTGCAGGATATCTCAATGGCAGAATCGCTGATGAGTGAAAGCGCCAATGAGTTTATGTTTGATGATGTAGCCATGAAAGAGTTTTGA
- a CDS encoding chemotaxis protein CheW, with amino-acid sequence METEVQRSKQGKSVSNRFLTFYLENEIYGVHIFDVKEIIAMMKTTPVPKTPKFIQGVMNLRGNIIPVVDMRLKFDMPSIPPQAYTAIVIIRLGEKQIGFIVDKVEEVINVDDEHLTPPPEFGEHIDTRFIKSMAQYKQKVVMILDLLALFGDEELSMVENLSKTASDKG; translated from the coding sequence ATGGAAACAGAAGTACAACGAAGCAAACAAGGCAAGAGTGTTAGTAACCGCTTTTTAACGTTTTACCTAGAAAACGAAATCTATGGTGTTCATATCTTTGATGTCAAAGAGATTATTGCCATGATGAAAACAACGCCTGTTCCTAAAACCCCAAAATTTATTCAAGGGGTGATGAATCTTCGAGGCAACATTATTCCCGTTGTGGATATGCGTCTTAAATTTGACATGCCTTCTATTCCTCCTCAAGCCTACACTGCCATAGTGATTATTCGATTGGGCGAAAAACAGATAGGTTTTATTGTCGATAAGGTGGAAGAGGTGATTAATGTGGATGATGAGCATTTAACACCACCTCCTGAATTTGGTGAACATATCGATACACGTTTTATTAAAAGTATGGCGCAATATAAACAAAAAGTAGTCATGATACTCGACCTTTTAGCCCTTTTTGGTGATGAAGAGTTGAGTATGGTGGAGAATCTTAGCAAAACAGCAAGTGATAAAGGATAG
- a CDS encoding protein-glutamate methylesterase/protein-glutamine glutaminase: protein MIRVLIVDDSATARHVLYEILSSDKRIEVVGLAADAYIARDMVVALSPDVICLDIEMPRMDGLTFLQKLMHYYPTPVVIVSSLTRRSAQVTLDAFEAGAVDFVQKPHAYLFDSKESIHDELLEKVVQASLARVQKKVFIQGVHPAITLKEITQKVIAIGSSTGGTEALRVVLSQMPKAAPAMVVVQHMPQAFVPPFAKRLNEVCEIDVKVATHGEFLQRGVAYIAQGDKHMVLRRLGGRYLIEIGMGKRVNGHCPSVDVLFNSVSKVAGRNAFGVILTGMGNDGARGLYNMHQAGAKTIAQSEESCVVFGMPKEAIKLGGVDEVQPLEAIAKSVITHLNEE, encoded by the coding sequence ATGATTAGAGTGTTAATCGTGGATGATAGTGCGACAGCACGGCATGTTTTATATGAAATTTTAAGTTCAGATAAGCGCATCGAAGTGGTCGGACTTGCTGCGGATGCGTATATCGCTCGAGATATGGTCGTAGCGCTCTCTCCTGATGTGATTTGTTTGGATATTGAGATGCCTCGTATGGATGGATTGACATTTTTACAAAAATTGATGCATTATTACCCCACGCCTGTGGTGATTGTCTCTTCTTTGACACGCAGAAGTGCGCAGGTGACGTTGGATGCTTTTGAAGCGGGGGCTGTGGATTTTGTTCAAAAACCACATGCCTACTTGTTTGATTCTAAAGAGAGTATTCATGATGAACTGCTTGAAAAAGTGGTACAAGCCTCTTTGGCACGGGTACAAAAAAAAGTGTTTATTCAAGGGGTGCATCCAGCCATTACGCTTAAAGAGATTACGCAAAAAGTGATTGCGATTGGCTCAAGTACGGGTGGAACAGAGGCATTGCGGGTTGTTTTGAGTCAAATGCCTAAAGCCGCACCTGCGATGGTGGTTGTGCAACATATGCCTCAGGCGTTTGTACCTCCTTTTGCGAAACGCTTGAATGAGGTTTGTGAAATTGATGTTAAAGTAGCTACGCATGGGGAGTTTTTACAAAGGGGTGTCGCATACATCGCTCAAGGGGACAAGCATATGGTGCTTCGCCGATTAGGGGGGCGTTATTTGATTGAAATTGGAATGGGAAAACGCGTTAATGGGCATTGTCCTAGTGTTGATGTGTTATTTAATTCGGTTTCTAAGGTTGCTGGGAGAAATGCTTTTGGGGTTATATTGACGGGTATGGGAAATGATGGGGCAAGGGGTTTGTACAATATGCATCAAGCAGGGGCTAAAACTATCGCTCAATCTGAGGAGAGTTGTGTCGTCTTTGGAATGCCCAAAGAGGCGATTAAATTAGGGGGCGTGGATGAAGTTCAACCCCTTGAAGCAATCGCTAAGAGTGTGATTACACACTTAAATGAGGAGTAA
- a CDS encoding chemotaxis protein CheD encodes MLARKFIHVGEIFVGIKPTEIVTVLGSCVSVCLYDKVEMIGGMNHYLLPLWNGNGLESPKFGNVAIPKLIENMENIGCLRSNMEAKIFGGANIHRANSEGQMIGQKNVLIAKEILRAWHIPIKAEDTGGNNGRRIMMISDANRIMLKYVQNEMMND; translated from the coding sequence ATGTTAGCGCGCAAATTTATCCATGTTGGCGAGATTTTTGTGGGGATTAAACCCACAGAAATTGTCACCGTTTTGGGTTCATGCGTGAGTGTGTGTTTGTACGATAAGGTGGAAATGATTGGAGGAATGAACCACTATCTCTTACCCTTATGGAATGGTAATGGGTTAGAAAGCCCAAAATTTGGCAATGTTGCGATTCCAAAATTGATTGAAAACATGGAAAATATAGGGTGTTTACGCTCTAATATGGAAGCGAAAATTTTTGGTGGAGCTAATATTCATCGTGCCAACAGCGAAGGGCAAATGATAGGTCAAAAAAATGTTCTCATTGCAAAAGAGATTTTAAGGGCGTGGCATATTCCTATTAAAGCAGAAGATACAGGCGGGAATAATGGCAGACGCATTATGATGATTAGTGACGCTAATCGTATCATGCTCAAATATGTTCAAAATGAGATGATGAATGATTAG
- a CDS encoding HAMP domain-containing methyl-accepting chemotaxis protein → MGSSMTLGKRISIGFGILVFIMVVLGGIGVVNMRSASTNATKLSDVYAPEVSLASHIFKLANQIRYDMRGYVYREDEASLVSVKKNFVELQNALAQAEALGKKYQLNALLENQKIAVKGLAEYMRSSERLEKAFLKRKSLDDKMGESSVTFLKSAEAYLSAHEKKLKQEIEEKAPAGKLLERNEKINRMHDVIEVITYSRVYGQRAQVKSDVLMLEGAIQKFDMLYKILEQMKTVATEKEELADLKTIEMAAKSYEDSLKGFEVIMQEVAKESVVLVKVAVDVLATAEAVAELGLRDVDEISKESTETLSIASNTMIIGLMIALVLSILIAIYIIRSIVNIVTNSVRSLSEGTTQVVSASEQISSASVSLAEGASSQASSVEEVSATIEEATASNNQNADNSREANLLAQHSNDAARQGNQQMADLMVAMEKITDSSQKIAKIIKTIDEIAFQTNLLALNAAVEAARAGEHGLGFAVVAEEVKNLAERSANAAKEITGIIEASIDQVKVGTEVANRTKDSFGEILASIKKTSDLIGEIAISAKEQAEGMNQIATAMGSVDQITQQNASASEETAAAAEELNAQAISMLESVAEIAALAGYDIGKERPVVKASKASKQVASLSMPPKRLGMSASKKTKAPTSSLKQSNEEVFPLNEDDLKEF, encoded by the coding sequence ATGGGCAGTTCAATGACGTTAGGTAAAAGAATTTCTATCGGATTTGGTATTTTGGTTTTTATTATGGTGGTTTTGGGTGGTATTGGTGTTGTGAATATGCGTAGTGCCTCCACGAATGCGACAAAACTTTCAGATGTGTATGCCCCAGAGGTTTCACTTGCAAGTCATATTTTTAAACTCGCCAACCAAATACGCTACGACATGCGAGGGTATGTTTACCGTGAAGATGAAGCCTCTTTGGTCAGTGTTAAGAAAAATTTTGTTGAACTTCAAAATGCTTTAGCACAAGCGGAAGCTTTAGGTAAAAAGTATCAGCTAAACGCATTACTTGAAAATCAAAAAATAGCAGTGAAAGGTTTGGCGGAGTATATGCGTTCGTCTGAGCGTCTTGAAAAAGCCTTTTTGAAGCGAAAATCACTTGATGATAAAATGGGAGAGAGTTCCGTAACTTTTTTAAAAAGTGCAGAGGCTTATCTAAGTGCGCATGAGAAAAAATTAAAACAAGAGATAGAAGAGAAAGCTCCTGCTGGAAAACTTCTTGAACGCAATGAAAAAATTAATCGTATGCATGATGTGATTGAGGTGATTACCTATTCACGAGTATATGGACAGCGTGCGCAAGTAAAGAGTGATGTTCTAATGCTTGAAGGGGCAATTCAAAAGTTTGATATGCTCTATAAAATTTTAGAACAGATGAAAACAGTAGCAACCGAGAAAGAAGAGTTAGCAGATCTTAAAACGATTGAAATGGCAGCTAAAAGCTATGAAGATTCGTTAAAAGGATTTGAGGTGATTATGCAAGAGGTTGCGAAAGAATCAGTCGTGCTCGTTAAGGTGGCGGTGGATGTTTTAGCAACAGCAGAAGCGGTTGCAGAGCTTGGGTTACGTGATGTGGATGAGATATCGAAAGAATCGACTGAGACATTGAGCATAGCCTCCAATACAATGATTATAGGTTTGATGATTGCGCTTGTGCTTAGTATTTTGATAGCAATTTATATTATTCGAAGCATTGTTAACATTGTGACCAATTCAGTCAGGTCTCTCTCCGAGGGAACGACACAGGTGGTCAGTGCGAGTGAGCAGATAAGCTCAGCGTCTGTCTCTTTGGCAGAAGGGGCTAGTTCACAAGCCAGTAGTGTGGAAGAGGTGAGTGCGACCATAGAGGAAGCAACGGCGAGCAATAACCAAAATGCCGATAACAGCCGAGAAGCAAATCTATTAGCGCAACACTCCAACGATGCTGCTCGACAGGGTAATCAGCAGATGGCTGATTTGATGGTAGCGATGGAAAAAATTACCGATTCGTCTCAAAAAATTGCGAAAATTATTAAAACGATTGATGAAATCGCTTTCCAAACGAACCTTTTAGCCCTCAATGCTGCTGTGGAAGCTGCAAGAGCTGGTGAGCATGGATTAGGGTTTGCCGTGGTGGCTGAAGAGGTAAAAAATCTAGCAGAGCGTAGTGCGAATGCCGCTAAAGAGATTACAGGGATTATTGAAGCGAGTATTGATCAAGTCAAAGTGGGTACTGAAGTTGCCAATCGTACCAAAGACTCTTTTGGTGAGATTTTAGCGAGCATTAAAAAAACCTCTGATTTGATTGGGGAGATTGCTATTTCTGCGAAGGAACAAGCAGAAGGTATGAATCAAATCGCCACAGCGATGGGTTCTGTGGATCAGATTACCCAACAAAATGCTTCTGCTTCTGAAGAGACGGCAGCAGCGGCTGAGGAGCTTAATGCACAAGCGATTTCTATGTTGGAGAGTGTCGCTGAAATCGCCGCACTGGCTGGATACGATATAGGAAAAGAACGTCCTGTGGTAAAAGCAAGTAAGGCTTCTAAGCAGGTTGCTAGTTTGAGCATGCCACCTAAGCGTTTGGGCATGAGTGCGAGTAAAAAGACAAAGGCGCCAACGTCTTCTTTGAAACAGAGTAACGAAGAAGTTTTTCCCTTGAATGAGGATGATTTAAAAGAGTTTTAG
- a CDS encoding tyrosine-type recombinase/integrase has translation MHLKSRDGNLYVRFFVEDREIVRSLKLEDTKKNRTLAKKVLFPELARKIASGEYKKVPKTVRYYSQKYLALQENMKSYRYVECRVEAINKAFGDKTIDSITKLNIKEWLNSFKIKNISKKNYLVALKGIFQVAYDDEVIAKNIASEVSIGRYEQVEADPFSEEEVSRLLAYANDEFKNYLGIAFNTGMRIGEILGLMLQDIDEDSISIKRAVSRNSKEPTTPKTQKSIRKIPILDACRPYLEDQIRRAREKRTMFLFMSEVTGKFYHDADALKKKWLSVLKRSKVRHRKLYNTRHTFATAMLRSGKVSVLTVAKMLGHTNSKMVLTTYSGFIEAEELKIDRGIALFSEGTKEGTFRKMA, from the coding sequence ATGCATTTAAAATCACGAGACGGTAATTTATACGTTCGTTTTTTTGTTGAAGATAGAGAAATCGTTAGGTCTTTAAAGCTTGAAGATACTAAGAAAAATAGGACTTTAGCTAAAAAAGTGCTATTCCCTGAGCTTGCTAGAAAAATAGCAAGCGGGGAATATAAGAAAGTGCCTAAAACTGTAAGATATTACAGTCAAAAATATCTCGCTTTGCAAGAAAATATGAAAAGTTATCGTTATGTAGAATGTCGAGTTGAAGCTATAAATAAGGCTTTTGGAGATAAAACGATAGATAGCATTACGAAGCTAAATATCAAAGAATGGCTCAATAGTTTCAAGATCAAGAATATCTCAAAAAAGAACTACTTAGTAGCTCTCAAAGGGATATTTCAAGTCGCCTATGATGATGAAGTGATTGCTAAAAATATCGCATCAGAAGTTAGCATTGGACGATATGAACAAGTTGAAGCTGATCCATTTAGTGAGGAAGAGGTTAGTCGGCTTTTAGCGTATGCCAATGATGAATTTAAAAACTATCTAGGGATAGCATTTAACACTGGTATGCGAATTGGTGAAATTTTGGGATTAATGCTTCAAGATATTGATGAAGATAGTATCAGTATCAAACGAGCGGTTTCTCGAAATTCAAAAGAGCCTACAACACCAAAAACACAAAAGTCCATTAGGAAAATTCCTATATTGGATGCGTGTCGTCCTTACTTAGAAGATCAAATAAGACGTGCAAGAGAAAAAAGAACGATGTTTCTCTTTATGAGTGAGGTAACGGGTAAATTTTATCACGATGCCGATGCGCTTAAAAAGAAATGGTTAAGTGTGTTAAAACGCTCTAAGGTAAGACATCGAAAACTCTACAATACACGCCATACTTTTGCTACTGCTATGTTAAGAAGTGGAAAGGTAAGTGTTTTAACCGTTGCTAAAATGTTGGGTCATACGAACTCAAAAATGGTTTTAACGACTTATAGTGGATTTATCGAAGCAGAAGAATTAAAGATAGATCGAGGTATTGCACTTTTTTCAGAGGGTACAAAAGAGGGTACATTTAGGAAAATGGCTTAG
- a CDS encoding J domain-containing protein → MKLHLTSNCIVIKIAENSPFFLHVKTFLMQKLSRSFCINQTLINLYNPLESEKRKAFLTRVYTICAHISQTQNPSFLEKLLLSYDKPIKIVHQTSKPIKHVHTLRHFYTLLNAHHEETLHVIRKKYLHLIKQYHPDHLQNENETMRKRHLERFYQIQEAYTTIRAEKTKPLVA, encoded by the coding sequence ATGAAATTACACCTTACATCTAATTGTATTGTCATTAAAATAGCCGAAAACTCTCCCTTTTTTTTACATGTAAAAACATTTTTGATGCAAAAACTAAGCCGTTCTTTTTGCATTAATCAAACACTTATTAACCTCTATAACCCTTTAGAATCTGAAAAAAGAAAAGCTTTCTTGACCAGAGTCTATACCATTTGCGCCCATATCTCCCAAACGCAAAATCCCTCATTTTTAGAAAAATTACTTCTCTCATATGATAAACCTATCAAAATCGTACACCAAACATCAAAACCTATTAAACATGTTCATACCCTGCGTCATTTTTACACTCTTTTAAATGCCCATCACGAAGAGACCCTACACGTTATTCGCAAAAAATACCTTCATCTAATCAAACAATACCATCCTGACCACCTTCAAAATGAAAACGAAACAATGCGAAAACGCCATTTGGAAAGGTTTTATCAAATTCAAGAAGCTTACACGACAATACGAGCAGAAAAAACGAAACCACTGGTTGCATAA
- a CDS encoding CheR family methyltransferase, giving the protein MLLQAFIYEHIGISLGDHKIYLVQARLAKRVKALGLESFGAYYDFLVADQSGVEFEYLSSLISTNVTSFFREAKQWEYLKSYLPTLLEKKEGKLRIWSAACSSGEEPYSIAMFLKEYLPRDKTYDIKILATDVSSKVLKMAMRGVYTSKACANLDTHYLKSYFSEHPHESQRLYHVSPSLKQMIVFREFNLVTGDYRLLESVRFDIIFCRNVMIYFDKPTQNRLVERFYTLLGKEGYLFIGSSEALTDMKKGFYSKSASIYQKV; this is encoded by the coding sequence ATGCTTTTGCAGGCCTTTATTTATGAGCATATCGGTATTTCGCTGGGTGATCATAAAATTTATTTGGTACAAGCAAGGCTTGCAAAACGGGTTAAAGCTTTAGGGCTAGAGAGTTTTGGAGCGTATTATGATTTCTTGGTTGCGGATCAAAGCGGGGTCGAGTTTGAGTACCTCTCTTCACTGATTTCGACCAATGTTACCTCTTTCTTTCGTGAAGCAAAGCAGTGGGAGTATTTAAAATCGTATTTGCCCACACTGTTGGAAAAAAAAGAGGGAAAACTACGTATTTGGTCGGCGGCATGTTCCTCAGGGGAAGAACCTTATAGCATTGCTATGTTTTTAAAAGAGTATCTACCCCGTGATAAAACATATGATATTAAAATTTTAGCCACAGATGTCTCTTCTAAAGTTCTCAAAATGGCCATGCGAGGAGTTTATACCTCTAAAGCGTGTGCAAATTTGGATACACACTACTTAAAGAGTTATTTTTCAGAACATCCACACGAATCCCAACGACTCTATCATGTCTCTCCTTCACTTAAGCAGATGATTGTATTTCGAGAATTTAATTTAGTCACGGGGGATTATCGCTTATTGGAGTCTGTTAGATTTGATATTATTTTTTGTCGTAATGTCATGATTTACTTTGATAAACCAACTCAAAATAGATTGGTTGAGAGATTTTATACCCTACTTGGGAAAGAAGGGTATCTGTTTATAGGCAGTTCGGAGGCATTGACAGATATGAAAAAGGGTTTTTATTCGAAAAGTGCTTCAATTTATCAAAAGGTGTAA